The region CCTGGATCACTTGTGCAGCTGCATTCGGCTGAGGGACGCTTGGGGACTGCACTCAACTGCCCTTTCCTGCCACATGGTATTGAATTCTGGGCTTCCTCATAGCACAGTGATCGCAGGGCTCCTGGAGGACAAGCCTCACTCAGTGTGCAAGTGTTTACTAAGCCTCGGCCTCCATCACGCTCGGCTGTGTCCCAGTGGTCAAACAAGTCGTGCCGCTGAGCCCAGCATCAACATGGAAGAGGAATCTGCAAGGGTGTGACTATCGGGAGGGGTGATTTACTGGGGTTGTGGCTTTAACAAACTCCCGCACACCAAAATATAACTTTTGTGTTTTTCCCTGTATCTTCATTCAAATATATTGCTCAATAGCTTGTGCGCTTGGGCTTATCCGGTATACAACTGTGTAACTGAAGATGCAGAGTTTTGGAAATGCAAGGACCAGAAAGCCTAACACTGCCATAGCCTTAGAGATCCAAACACCATAAAACAAAGGCAacctttacaaaaattttttccCACCATCTTTCCAACGTTCTTGTGAACTAGATATCTTTTCTGGCTGAAGGTCCTTAGGGTATgctgaatttcaaataaacagcTCTAATATGTCCACCTTGTTTCCATTACGGTCAGAGgcaattctagaaataaattctatatgaacttgaaaaacaaaaaaccctgatcCTAAATAACTGTTTGAACTTCTGAACAATGACATAATGTCTATTACTCAGTGTTTGCACGGGAggaaaggaactgaataaaattattGGCATTTCAAAGCCAGTATTTGAATTTTGCTAAGATCAGACACGAGActtgatttgtctttctcatcTGAGGAAAAGGTATATTTAGTTTCTCACTAAAATAAAGAGAATCATGAACGTGTTTTAATGGCCTCAAAGACTCTCTTCCTATCAATCACTTTCTCCAGGAGAGGTTGGGGTTTTTCATCCACAGTAGTGGGTAACGAACAACGCATTTTGAAACTGTCTCTCGATTAACGACGTCCTGCCTTCCAGGACTGGTGGGCCATAACGCCCTGCGCTAACAGACACGCTCCTCCCCTGCCACCCATCATGATTCTAAGGGTCCAGGGATGTTTGCTCTGTTCTTCCCCATGAAGCATGCATCCCTTCCGAGCGCAACAAGGGGATCCACTGAGAGCTGGGCTTGCACGTGGCggttttctgttgtttatttgctTCCTTGTTATACAATTAACTCGGCCTAAATTCCCAGCCCTTGCACTGCAAGTGACACTCCCGCCCCCAGCTTTGGGGCAACAGGAAGAGCTCCGGAGCCTAGTCTCTGGGACGCTGAGGGCAGGGGGGAATGGACGTCCCTGCTGCTCTGTCCCTGAAATGCCTACCACCAATTAGTCCTAATAAGCACCTGGAGCCTCCTGTGACGATGATGATAACAAGAGCCAGCATTTATTGATCTCTCACTGTGCCGAGCATCGTTCAGAGCACTTGGCATGGATTAACGCATTTAATCCTGGCAGTCCTATGACGTGGCTGCTATGATCATCTCCACCTGATAGAGGAGGGCACTGACAGGTAAAGCAATTTGTTTACTGTctctaagtggcagagctaggactcGAACCCGCTGCCAGCTCTGTTCCTTCAGGTACTAGGCTCCTGAAGAATTCAGACTTCCTTCCTGCCCCTGTGACCTTGGGACTGTGCCTTCGGTAGCTGGTCACTGACGTGTGCACACATGTTAATGGACCTAGCTGCCCGATGATTCGCAGGCGAGGACCCTCGGACTAGGTCCTGTTCCCTTGGACTGTCCAGGCACCTGCAGGCCCCTGGGACTTGAATGAGCTGCTCCCAGAGCCGGGACTCTTGCGCTATCCACCCTCTTCAGCCACCACCTCTGCAGGCAACCCCACCAGTCAACGAAATGTGTTTCCCGAGGACCTCCTACTAGGTGCCAGGCCCCAGAGCTACATACTGGCAGCTTCCGACCGCACAGCTCTGGTGCCCGATTGGAGAAACGTGATCAATTTGGGGGAAATACCAACCTGGAAGTAATTAGAggggatgttttaaaaatatccaaactaAACCAGCTTTATGGTCccgtccacccccaccccccatcctcctgaTTTCTCTCTAAGGCAagcatttattaatttgatttcaACACACACACTTGTACCTGTAATTACTATATAAtgtctgtttacttttttaaatgaaaatgaatttaaattaatctTGTTTTGTGAATTTCAAGGCACCCCCTGAGATAAATGAAGACACTCCAGGGTGTCATCAAACCAGTGCGGGGAATCCTTGCTCTAAAAAGGAGGGAAGCAAGCTCATTAAGCCTTCAAGGAGCCAGAGGGGAGAAATGTATATAGACCTACGGAGAGAGCACAGCAAAGACAGGGTTTTGTATGTCTGCTACtgcctcacacacacaaatacctgGGAAAAGTGGTGCACCGGAACGTGGTTATCTTTAGGTAAACTGTCCGTTGTAAACTTAGCACCGATGCCCCTCACTATTAAGGGCTCCACACCACAGAGGAGATGCTGAGAACAACATTTCCAAAACCGGGAAGAGGCCAGGATCTTCCAGAGTTGGGCAGAGATCTAGAGAGAATCTCCGGAGACGCCCCGCAGTAGAGCTGCACACTGAGATAATCGAGGGAGTTTCCTCGATGTTCTCGAGCTTTAGAGCACAGTGGCTTCCAGGCAAGGTCTTTGAGAACCTCTCCCTTTGATGTCACAGGCTAAGATGAATCATCCGGGACCTTTGCTACCATGGCCCATCCCACAGGTATGCAAACCCCCAGTGCCCTTATTTTGCTTCTCTTCATTCCTGGCAAACATAGAGTGGCTTCTCTTTGAACACCAACTAATATAATTAGATAATAGgtaatcattttccttttgcgtgtgtgtgtgtgtatatatatatatatatatatacatatcaatgttttataatgtgtgtgtatatatataaatgcttttataataaaaatatgttgtttgtataataaagcaataaatacCTCCAAACGTTTTAAATATATAGCGTAATAAAAGTTTTGATGGAGATACTGCAGAGAATATGAATTGTAAGGCACAGGGCAGGCATCctagaggggaggggggtgttcCAAGCAGAACCTTGAGGCAAGTGAGGAGTTGCTGCAGGACAGGTAATGGGAACAAAACAGCGTGTTGCAAGGACCCAGGAGAGTTGTGGACCCACGTTGTTGCAGAGCGTGAGGCAAATGTGGCCGAAGAGAGAAACAAGACGCCTCACCCCGGAGGGCTTTCTATCCCAGTCTACGAATGTTGGGATGCTTTGTCTTGAAGGCAGTAGGAGTTACTGGAGAACTGGAAGGAAGATCGGTGTCCTGTGAAAGTCACTGCAGCTGCGCAGAGGGGAAATGTTGGAGGCTGGAATGGTGGAGGCCAGTCCAAACAGCCACGGAGGGGACGGGTCCTAAGAAGATGCCACAGAGATGGGGTCTGGGTGGGAAGAAGGTCTgccggggggctgggggaggtgacAAGAGATGGCCCGTGGCTCCTTTGTTCCCCTTTGCCCCAAactgcagggaggctgggggcatATAAAGTAGAGGATGCTACATCGGGCCATCTCTGCCAGGCCTGGAATGTGCTTCAAAGGTGGAGAGAGTGGAAAATGATGTTTCAAGAATTCCTCCAGAAAGGAAATCTGAGGACCAAGCCCTTCCTTGGAACAAAAACAGGAAAGTCACAATGTACATCTAAGCCTATTTTTCTTGGACATCTTCCTAACTTGCAGATAGAGTAATAAATTGTTTCAATCAGGGACTGTTAGGTGTTTCTAAATGACCTCGGGCTTCTACCCAGGCCAGTTAGGCCTCTTGGACACCTCGGCCTGGGCTGGGTGGTTCCTCTGGTTCCAAAGCTTCTCTGCTTCCAGAGAGGAGACACCCAGACATGGGCTCTTCTGATCAGGCCACGTTGTAGGTGTTGCCGACGGCCGTCaagcaaaaggagaaacagagctGCAGGAAGGGGGTCTTACACCAAGGCTTCTCAGGCATAGCTGTACCTATGAGCCACCTGGGGAGCCCACAGGTCTGGGGCCGGGCCTGAGATCCTGCATTTCTCAAAGCCCCCAGGAGAAGGACTGGTCTAAAAGGGGTCAGAAGACCAGCCAGGAGGTTGGTAAGGTGAACAGAGGGAATCAGATACTTCTTATTTGCATGATGCTCTTATGAGCATTCTTATGAGCTCCACTGAGTCACTGTATTTGCTGCCTCCGCCCTGGAAAACAGACGCTGAAAGACTTAAAACAAGGGAGAAAGACACAAGAAATAAGACAGCAATTCAGAAACCTCAAAGATCTAGTACTGCCACCAGCGTTAaggataagaaaagaaagaaaagagggcatCTGCAGTTCCTGGTCTGTTGTtacataacaaattgccacaaacttagtaGCTAAAGAAATATCTCTGTACCATCTCACAGCTCTGTAGGCCAGAAGTCCCACCCCAGTTTAGTAGATCCTCCCCTCGGGGTCTCATCAGGCTGCAACTAAGACACCGAACAGGTTTCAACTATTATCGGAGGCTTGGGGTCCTTTTCCAAGCCTGTTCAGACACAGAATTCACTTCCTCGCTGTTGTAGGGCTGGAGTCCCAGCCTTCTCGGGAGCCGTCGGCTGGGGGCCACCCGCAGGTCCTGGGGGCCACCTTGCCCAAACGTGGCCCCCTTTGGCCGTGCTAACCAAACACACTCACGGGAGCCATATCCTCTCACCAAAGGGGGTGTGGGCCTAGAATTCGGCCAACCACAGCATCCTACGAGGGCCCACCTCACACTGGAGATACTCTAACACAAGTGTAATTCCTTCGTTTATTCTCACCAGGCTCTAAACCACCCGGTGATGATGGTGGTACAAGCTTCCCTGCCAGGAGCCTCCGTGTCGTGATGACGTGCTAGGTACCGTGACACACCCCTGGCGGAGTCAGCCCCTCGGTGACCCTTCACGATCTACGTTATTACAGATGTAGGTGAGGAAACGGAGACCTAGAACGTTGGAGTGACTTGGTCTGGCTACACACTTCAGTGATCCAGTGAGTTTTGATGGAACGGGTTGAGTCCCAGTGTGGACCACCCGAGTGACCGTCAGCTTCCCCACCTAGAAGGAGAGGTGAAGCCGGGAGATCTCCGAGGTTCCTTCCAACTTTGACGATTCCTCCATGAAAACTGCAATGCTGAGATGTTCggtaatttcttccttttggatCCAAGGCAAAGCCAGAGCTGCAGCAGCGTGAACAGCAGACACGAGAGATGTCACCGAAATGGGTTCCTCATCGACCTGGGTGCTCCCTCTCTGactcccctgtcccctgcccgGGTTGACAGCTTTGCAAAACCCAAAGCCCGGCCACACGTCCCTCCCTACCTCCAGCTCCCCGAGGCACAGCTTCTGCTCACACGGAGTCTGTGTGCTCCTGGAAtggtttaaaggaaaaaaaaaaaaaaactgaagcgCCACGAACGTGATAGAACTGTCGGGAATGCAAGACGTCAGCTGGTAAATTGTGAGATTTCAGTCATGGAATGTTCTGTAACAGTGCACAAATCACAGATTTTCCAACAAGAtgacaaagaaaagcaaggaaaagctATCAGTGCCATCTTGTGGAAAGACCTATATTAAAAAGTCCAAGGTAACGTGGCCACACCCAGAGCCTGTGGCCCGACCGGCTCAGCGCTGATGTGCGTGCAGGAGCCAGCAGGACACCGGGGCCGTTGGAGAAGGCGCCCTTCCCACTGCCTACCTCCCCGCCCTGGCAGTTGTCGAATGATGAAACGATTTGTGTATCATCCCTAACTATAGGAACACCGCAGAAACCCCCATCACTCCCACACCACacaccctcccacacacacctacacatacacacccacagtCAAGCTGCCTGCCCTGGCCGTCTACGCAGCACGGCTCTCCAAATGCGGGGGATGTGCCTTGACCTAGCAGAGCCCCTCATCCCCAACCACGTTCGCCCCCGTGGACCACAGCTGTCTCCGGTACAACGTTCCCCTGCAGAAACAATGCTCCTGGAGCTGATTAGAAattatttctcctcctttcttctatCTGAATGTTCCCCTTCGTCTTAGTTACCTGTCGCTACATAAAAATCACCCCAAAAtatgggatccccgggtggctcagcggtttggcgcctgcctttggctcagggcatgatcccggagtcccgggatcgagtcctgcattgagctccctgcatggagcctgcttctccctctctctgtgtctcttgtgaataaatgaataaaatccttaaaaaaaaaaactcaccccAAAATTTGATGCTAAgagtaataaataattattatgtcTAGTTTCTGTGGGTTAGGACCCCAACACAGCCTAGCTGGGCAGTGCTGGCTCAGGGAACCCGTCGGGTGACCCAGATGCTGGCCATCTAAAGTCTTGATGGGCCTGGAGGACCCGCTTCCAAACCAGCTGGCTCCCTCAGTGACTCTGGTATGAAAGCTCGGTTCCTCACCACAGGGATCTCTCCGTGAGGCTCCTCGAGTGTCCACACAACATGGCAACTGGCTTCTCCAGGGCGACAACCCAGCATCTTTACGACGTCACTGGAAAAGTCACCTGCCAGCACTTCCACCGCATCCGCCGGGTGCACTTCTGTCCGCGTGGGAAAGGACCAGACTAGCAGGAGGTGGTTCGCTGGGGCCACCTTGGAGGTGGGCCCCTCATCACCCCTTCTTAAACCCAATTCCCAAACCCACACATCCCAGGTATGAAATGTGTTTACACCAAGGAAGATGAGCCTGCTGAGGACACCGAGGACTCTGACGCAGTCCAAGGGCCCCAAGAAGCCAACCCCGAGCAACCCTTGGTGGGATACAGAGGCCGGCTTGGAGCAAGGAATTCTCCGACTCTGGCTTCACCTCCCCCATTGGCATCCAGCCAACCCAGGAAGTGGGACCTCCACGTGAAGGAGGCATAGGTCAGAACATTTTTAGGGACTGCGGAAGGAGGAGCTAGGATGCCCCCAAAACTGCTCCGTTGAGCTTGTCAAGGAAAGTCACGTCTAGTATTTCACGACGgagagaacaaaacagaagagcgGAGGGCTCCTGTCTTCATAGGACTTTTCTGGTGGTTCTAGCCCAAGCTTATCTTTCCCCCACCAATTTGCGTAACGCTTGTTATTTTTACCGCACAATGaactttttaatacatattatctGATTGTCTTTGATGAGTAATTTAGCGCTTTATTATATGTTATGAGAACAATTACACCGTAGTCTAAATCCTCTCAAGTATGTTGTAAATTCCTTCAAGTCGGGGAAATTAAGCTTATTACTCAGCTCACCATCAGTGTCAACAGATCGTTATCCAGGAATATGTCCCCCTCAAAGCACTCACATACACCCGCAGTCACAGACACAAGAGGAGCTCCATGAAGAGCAAGGCTTATTTATCCCCATTTACAAAAGCAGTAACTAGACTTAGCCAGGGTCATGCTCACACAGTCATTCTTTCCTTAAAAGCAGAGACATGTAAAAAAGCACAATTGGGAAGGTGCCACATGACTCCACCCGACGTGGTCCGCAAGCTAATGCACTGGAGAAGCGACACATCGTGCATTGTCACATAGTCCTGGAGACTCGCAACCGCTCCTGGAAATGTGCGTTCACAACCTTGCCCCTGCGTTCTTTTGGTCTTTCTCCTTCATTGGCTCGTTTAACATTTTTGAGCTCCGTGTACTCGATCTGTGGAATTCAAAGGTGGAACGCTGAGGTCTGAGCTAACCTCAATCCAATAAAGTAACTGCTTCCTGGGAGTACATGTTTATACCAGGTGAGAGGTGAGCACAGAAAAAAAGGCCTCTATCTTCCTGAGGGTCAGGTGAGGCTTTAGAGAGGACAAAGGAGAAGAAGATGGGTATTGAGTTGGCCTGTGGtctggggggatggggggcacTGCAGGGCGCTGAAATGGTTAAGTCACAGAGGTCTGAGCCAGGAAACCATCACAGAGGGCTTTTGCGTTCAGTGTGAGACGTCCCAGGCCCAagaccaaaaaattaaagagcacCGTTGACCATGGGACACAGCCCAAGGCAAGGACACCCGGCGCCTCTCACCCAGGCTCTGTgggacaggaggggcagggctgcCGAGAGGAGGCAAATTCCTAGTCACCCTTGGAGGCCGGGCAGGGGGAGGGCCGCACTCCTGCCCCTGCAGAGCCCCGTGCAAGGGGAGGCCTTCCTCAAGGCTCAGGCCACGGGGACGGGGAGCCAAGGGGAGATTACCGGCTCCTGGCACCCGGCGAGGGTGTGTTAGAGGCAACGTTCTTCCCATTTTACTGGaaccagagctttaaatgatCCAACGTGTGTGCTGGGGGctggtggggcaggggaagggagcaCCGCTGCCCAGCTAGGTGTCCCGGGCCTGGCCTGCCCAGCCGCACCCCAGCTGCATGTCCTCGGCTGCGTTAACCCACCTGGGTTAGCCTCCGATCACACGTGTACAAAGGGGACCCAAACACACTGTCCACGTGTTGCTCTTCCAGAAAGCACTAGGTGCAGGGCCCGGTACACCAGCAGATTCAACGAGGGCTAACAGCTTCCATCATTATGATCGGCCTGCGTCACCAGAAGCACATTGTTCAGATGAGGACACGGATGGGTCAGGCCACAGCCAGCTCGCCCCATGGGAGCTGGGTCTCCACCATCGGGAACAACGCCGGTGACCTCTGGCCGCCCCACGGGAGGGTGACACAGCCAGCCTGGAAGTCCCAAAACACtaagaaaaattcagaaaccCCGCAGTTGTGGAACCCCGATGCTATTTGGGAGCATCAGGATGGTCACGGAGGAGGGAGCCAATACCGGGCTGCAAAGAGGCCGGGGCCAGGCCGCCTGCTTCCAAACCCGCACTCAGGCCCGGAGCCATCTCAGCCAGGTTCCTGCAGCTgcggagcctcagtttccccatctggagACCAGGGTTCATGAGGGCACCCGCTTGGTGAGATTGCTGCGGCTGGGTCAGCGATGTTAAAGGAGTTAACAGGGGTAAAGTGCTGtggcaagtgctcagtaaacgtGGCTTCTTCCGTCCagggctgctgctgccactgggcaccccccgccgccccccgcagGCGGCAGCCCCGGGCTGGGGGGTCCCCGCAGTGCAAACGCGGGACAGGTCTCCGCCCGGCGCCGCTCGCCCGCACTGCCCCGGGTCGCCAAGCCCCTGAGACGCAGCAGCCATCCCGGCGGAGGAGGCCCGCGCGGACCCGAGGCGCCCCGGGCCCAGTCGGAGCGCGGAGGTCACGCCCCGAGTCCGCACGCGCGGGGACACCGCTGCGCTGACCGCCACCGGCCGCCAGGGAGCAGCAGAGCCCGACCCCGggcggccccgcccacccccggcGCCGCCGCCTGAGCTGCACCAATCCCCGCGCGCACCGCCGCCGTAAGCccgcccagccccggccccccggccaATCAGCGCGCGGgctgccccggccccgggcctGCCCGCGGCGCCCGGCCCGTCACTCAGGGCCCGCTCGGCgctgcggccccgcccccaggcggCTCGGCCAAtccccgcggcggggcggggcgggcccacGTGgtcgggggggcggggcgcggggggcgcttCCGCGGCGATGGGCGCGCAGCCCCCCAACTTCTCGTGGGTGCTCCCGGGCCGGCTGGCGGGGCTGGCGCTGCCGCGGCTCCCCGCGCACTACCGCTTCCTGCGGGAGCAGGGCGTGCGGCACCTGGTGTCCCTGACGGAGCGCGGGCCCCCGCACAGCGACAGCTGCCCCGGCCTCACGCTGCACCGGCTGCGCATCCCCGACTTCTGCCCGCCCGCCCCCGAGCAGATCGACCGCTTCGTGCGCATCGTGGACGAGGCCAGCGCGCGCGGGGAGGTCAGCGGgaagggcggggggcggggcctgcgggggcagGAACAGCGGGGCAcagggcgggggcaggagggcgggggcaggagggcggggacagcggggcacagggcgggggcagcggggcaCAGGGCGGGAACAGCGGGGcacagggcggggcgggggcgggggacagggcggggcaggagggggcaggagggcggggggccgggcaggagggggcaggagggcggggacagcgggggcaggagggggcaggagggcggggcaggagggggcaggagggcggggacagcgggggcaggagggggcaggagggcgggaacagcggggcacagggcggggcgggggcgggggacagggcggggcaggagggggcaggagggcggggggccgggcaggagggggcaggagggcgggaacagcggggcacagggcggggcgggggcgggggacagggcggggcaggagggggcaggagggcggggggccgggcaggagggggcaggagggcggggacagcggggcgcagggcgggggcaggagggggcaggagggggcaggagggcggggcaggagggggcaggagggcggggacagcgggggcaggagggggcaggagggcggggacagcggggcacagggcgggggcagcgggggcaggagggggcaggagggcggggcaggagggggcaggagggcggggacagcgggggcaggagggggcaggagggcgggaacagcggggcacagggcggggcgggggcgggggacagggcggggcaggagggggcaggagggcggggggccgggcaggagggggcaggagggcgggaacagcggggcacagggcggggcgggggcggaggacagggcggggcaggagggggcaggagggcggggggccgggcaggagggggcaggagggcgggaacagcggggcacagggcgggggcagcggggcacagggcggg is a window of Vulpes lagopus strain Blue_001 chromosome 11, ASM1834538v1, whole genome shotgun sequence DNA encoding:
- the DUSP23 gene encoding dual specificity protein phosphatase 23 isoform X1, which gives rise to MGAQPPNFSWVLPGRLAGLALPRLPAHYRFLREQGVRHLVSLTERGPPHSDSCPGLTLHRLRIPDFCPPAPEQIDRFVRIVDEASARGENPVVAPRSAGWTSGLSHARWLLHWEAQGQGCGGWGSPAPEPATGEVIGGLHAARRWECTVPWALAARAPCWPATW
- the DUSP23 gene encoding dual specificity protein phosphatase 23 isoform X2 is translated as MGAQPPNFSWVLPGRLAGLALPRLPAHYRFLREQGVRHLVSLTERGPPHSDSCPGLTLHRLRIPDFCPPAPEQIDRFVRIVDEASARGEAVGVHCALGFGRTGTMLACYLVKERGLAAGDAIAEIRRLRPGSIETYEQEKAVFQFYQRTK